From the Micromonospora echinofusca genome, the window GTGGCCGAGGCGCCGGCCCGCATCGAGTTGCGGTTCCTGGCCAAGGTGGACCCGAATACGACGAAGATCACAGTCACCGGTCCGGACAACGTGGCCGCGCTGGGCGGCGCCCCGACCTTCTCCGGGTCCCGGGTGAGCATGCCGTTCAAGCCGGGCCGGGCGGGGCTCTACGTCGTCGACTACCGGGTGGCGTCCAGCGACGGGCACCCGATCACCGGCGAGGTGCGGTTCACCCTGACCACGGGCACCCCCGCCGAGTCGCCGACGGCTTCGGCGCCGGCCGTACCGCCGTCGCCCGGGACCGGGCCGACCTCGGCCGCGCCCGAGCCGGCGGGCACGGGCTCGCCGACGGCGGCGGTGCCGGCGGCGAAGGAGAGCGACGACGCGGGCGGGCGCGGCTGGCTGTGGGCGCTCGGCGGCGTGCTCCTGCTCGCCGCCCTCGCCGCCGGCCTGCTGCTGCGCCGCCGCTCGGCCGGCCGCTGAGCGGCACGAGCCCTCGACGCCTCAGCGCCCGGACCGACCGGTCCGGGCGCTGAGGGAGGTACGCCGTACGCGGCGCCGGCGTGCGGGCCACCTGCCGGCGCGGACGCCCTCCCGACGGAGCGCTCGTGGCGGTCGGGCAGGCGACCGGGCTCAGACCAGGCGGACCCGGGCGGCGCGCAGCCGGCTCAGGGTGCGCTCGCGGCCGAGCACCTCCAGCGACTCGAACAGCGGCAGCCCGACGGTGCGGCCGGTGACCGCGACGCGCACCGGGGCCTGGGCCTTGCCGAGCTTGAGCCCGCGCTCGGCGCCGACGGCCTCCAGCGTCGACTTGAGCGTCTCCGCGTCCCACGACTCCAGCGCCTCGAACGCCGCCGTGGCGGCGTCCAGCAGCTCCGCCGCGCCCTCCTTCATCGCCTTGGCCCAGGCGGCCTCGTCGATCAGCGGCGCGGCGAGGAAGAGGAAGTCGACGTTTGGCACGATCTCGCTGAGCAGCGCGATCCGGGTCTGCGCCAGCGGGGCCACGGCCGCGAAGGCGTCCGCGTCGAACTCCTCCGGCTGCCACGGCGGCGGGGCGATGGTGCCGGTGCCCGTCAGCCACGGCCGGCAGGCCTCGACGAACTCCTCGACTTCGAGCGCCCGGATGTACTCGCCGTTGAACGCCCGGAGCTTCTTCTCGTCGAAGAACGCCGGCGAGGGGTTGACCTCTGCCAGCCGGTACTCCTGCTCGATCACCGACCACTCGACGATCTCCCGGTTGCCCGACGGCGCCCAGCCGAGCAGCATCAGGTAGTTGCGCATGGCCGAGGCGAGGTAGCCCTCGTCCCGGAACGCCTCCAGGGCCACCTTGTCGCGGCGCTTGGAGAGCTTCTGCCGCTTCTCGTTGACCACCACCGGCACGTGCGCCCAGATCGGCGGCTTGACCCCGAGGGCGTCCCACAGCAGCTGCTGCTTCGGGGTGTTGGGCAGGTGCTCCTCGGCCCGGATCACGTGGGTGATCCCCATGGTCATGTCGTCGACCACGTTGGCGAGCAGGAAGACCGGCGAGCCGTCGCCCCGGGCGATGACGAAGTCCTCGATCAGCTTGTTCTCGAAGGTCGGCTCGCCGCGGATCAGGTCGACCACCACGGTCTCGCCCTCGTCGGGCGTACGGAAGCGCAGGGCGCGCCCCTCGCCGGCCGGCAGGCCCCGGTCCCGGCAGAAGCCGTCGTAGCCCTGGTACTGCGAGCCGGTGCGGGCCTGCACGGCCTCGCGGGTGCAGTCGCAGTAGTAGGCGCGGCCGGACGCGTGCAGCCGCGCGGCGGCGGCCCGGTGCTCGCCGGCGTACTCGGACTGGAAGTACGGGCCCTCGTAGCTGCCGCGCTCGATGCCGATCCAGTCCAGCGCGGAGAGGATGCCCTCGGTCCACTCCGGCTTGTTGCGGGCCGCGTCGGTGTCCTCGATGCGGAGCACGAACACCCCGCCCTGCTGCTTGGCGTAGATCCAGTTCTGCAGCGCCGAGCGGGCACCGCCGACGTGGAACATCCCGGTCGGGGAGGGGGCGAAGCGCACACGTACCGTCACGTCCCCCAGCCTACGGCGGCGCGCGACCCGATTAGGCCAAGGGGTACGCCTCAGGGCACCGAGCGGATCTTCAGCACCAGCACGCTGCCCAGCACGGTGACCGCCGCGGTGGCCGCGTAGAGCGCGGGATAGCCGCCGAGGTGCACCACGAGCGGGGCGGAGATCGCGGGGCCGAGCACCTGTGGGGCCGAGTTGGCGATGTTGATCACGCCGAGGTCCTTGGCCCGGTCGGCGGCGGCGGGCAGGACCTGGGTGATGAGCGCGGCGTCCACCGACAGGTAGACGCCGTAGCCGGCGCCGAGCAGCAGCGCGGCGACCACCGCCACCGGCCAGACCGGCGCGACGGCCAGCAGCAGCGCGGCGACCGCCATGATCCCGCCGGCGGTGATGACGAAGACCTTGCGCCGGCCGGAGCGGTCCGACAGCCGGCCGGCCACCACGGCCGTGGCCGCGAGGCCGGCCGTGTAGAGCAGGATCAGCACCAGCAGGCCGCTCTCGGGGTCGGGGTGGCGCACCTCGTCGGTGAGGAAGTAGAGCAGGTAGAGGGTGCCGAGGGCGTTGCCGAGCTGCACCAGGAAGCGGGTGATCCAGGCCCAGCCGAAGTCGGGGTGCCGGCGCGGCGAGACCCACATCGAGGCGAGCAGGGCGCGCCAGCGCAGCGCCGGGCGGTGCGCCCGGGGCAGCGGGTCGTCGGCGGTGAGCAGCGCGAACGGCAGCGCCAGCAGCAGCACGGCGACCGCCATCGTGGCGTAGCCGGCGGCGGTGCCGCTCACCACGGCGGTCACCAGCACCACGCCGAGCACCAGTCCCAGCGCCTGGGGGATGCCGACCCAGCCGGAGACGCCGCCGCGCTGGGCGACCGGCACCCGGTCCGGCACGGCGGCGGTCAGGCTGGCCAGCATCGCGTTGAAGCAGACCTGCGCGGCCACCCAGCCGAGGGCGACCCCGGCGACGGTGCGCTGCTGCGCGAGCAGCACCAGGGCCGCCGCGCCGAGCAGCGCCCCGCCGGCGGTCCACACGTGCCGGCGGCCGAACTCCCGCCCGGCCAGCCGCAGGCAGGTGCGGTCCGACAGCGCCCCGGCGAGGGGGTTGGCGAGCACCGCGGCGAGCGCGCCGAGGCCGGTGACCACGGCGAGCGCGGTCTCCTTGTCGGCCGGCGCGATCCGCTCCAACTGCTGCGGCAGCAGCACCTGGATGGGCGTGAAGAACGCCATCCAGACCCCGAGGTTCGCGGCGAAGATCAGCGCGATCCAGCCCCGCCGGACCGGCACGGTCGGCTCGGCGAGCGCCGCCGGCAGCGACGCCGGCGTCGGGTCGACGGTGGTCACGGCCGGGCGATCAGGTCGCGCAGCCAGGCGTACGAGGACTTGGGCGTACGGAGCTGGGTGTCGAAGTCGACGTGCACCAGGCCGAAGCGCTTGGTGAAGCCCTCCGCCCACTCCCAGTTGTCCAGCAGCGACCAGACGAAGTAGCCGGTGACGTCCACGCCCTCGGCCATCGCCGCCCGTACCGCGCGCAGGTGCCCGTCGAGATAGGCGATGCGCTGCGGGTCGTGCACCCGGCCGTCGGCGTCGGGCGCGTCGTCGTACGCGCAGCCGCTCTCGGTGATCTGGATCGGCGGCAGGTCGTCGGCGTACGTGCGGTGCAGCCAGCCGAGCAGCTCGTGCAGCCCGTCGGGGGCGACCGGCCAGTCGAAGGCGGTGCGCGGGTATCCGTCGAGCGGCACGAACTCGAACGGCAGGGGCGAGCCCTCCCGCGGGGCGCGTACGCCGGTGGGGTTGTAGTAGTTGACGCCCAGCACGTCGATCGGCGCGGCGATCACGTCGAGGTCGCCGGCGTGCACCGCGCTCGTGTCGAAGCCCAGCCGGGCGGGGTAGCCCCGGCCGAACAGCGGGTCGGTGAAGAGGCGGTTGTGCAGCGCCTCGTACGCCGCGGCGGCCGCCCGGTCGGCGGCGCCGTCGCCGGCCGCCCGCACGGGCGAGTAGTTGTTGGCGATGGCCACCGGGCTCGTGGTGCGCGCCCGCAGCGCGGCGACGGCGAGACCGTGGCCGAGGAGTTGGTGGTGGGCCACCGGGAAGGCGTCGAAGAGCAGCGTCCGGCCGGGGGCGTGCTCGCCCGTGCCATGGCCGAGGCTCATGTGGATGAACGGCTCGTTCAGGGTGATCCAGAGCTTCACCCGGTCGCCGAGCCGGGCGGCGGTCGCGTCGGCGTACTCGGCGAAGCGGTGGGCGGTGTCGCGGTTCAGCCAGCCGCCCGCGTCCTCGAGGGCCTGGGGCAGGTCCCAATGGAAGAGCGTGGCGACGGGATCGACGCCGTGGGCGAGCAGGTCGTCGACGAGCCGGTCGTAGAAGTCCAGGCCGCGCGGGTCGACCGGGCCGTCGCCGGTGGGCCGCACCCGGGGCCAGGCGATCGAGAAGCGGTACGCCGAGACGCCCAGCCCGGCCAGCAGCGCGACGTCCTCGGCGTGCCGGTGGTAGTGGTCGCAGGCCACGTCGCCGGTGCTGCCGTCGGCGATCCGGCCGGGGGAGTGGGCGAAGGTGTCCCAGATGGACGCCCCCCGGCCGTTCTCGTCGACGCCGCCCTCGATCTGGTAGGCGGAGGTGGACACTCCCCAGCGGAATCCGGCGGGGAACTCGGGCATCGCTGCGGTCGACATGCGCCCTCCCGGCGTACGTGAATCGTGTTCGCGACTCTAGAGCGCCGTCGATCGATGCGCCATAGGCCTTCCCGCGCCGCAGCGCAATGGATTTCGGCGTGTCTTTTCCGAACCCGTCCAGGTACGTCCGAATTTGCGCATAGAGTGCCGATATCGTGGGATGTCCTCACTGGAGGAAGACGGAAATGATCCTCGTGGAACGCAGTGCGCACGTGATGGCGCCGATGGAAGCGGTCTGGGACGTCGTGCAGCGGGCCGAGCAGTTGCCGGCCTGGCTGGCGGGGGTCCGCGCGGCCGAGGTGCTCTCGGGAGAGGGCTTCGGGCGCCGACAACTCGTCCAGGCCGGACGTGGCGCGGCGCATGAGGCCGAGGTGATCGCCTACCAGGAGCCGACCCTGATCGGCTGGCGTGAACGCGCCAAGGGCGCCGGTGCCCGGGCGGAGGCGCGCACCGAGATCTACGTCCAGCTCACCGCGGACGAGGAGGAGGGCGGGACGATCGTGCGACTCATCGTCGTACGCTGGCCGGCCGGTCCGGTCAAGGCCGCCCTGCTCCGCCTCGGCCTGCGCAGGGTCGGCGCCGACCTGGAGGACTCGCTCGCCCGGCTGACCGATCTGGCCGCCGTCGGCTGAGCCGGGCACGTCCTGGCGTCACCCGCGACGGCGGTGGCCCGGTGTCCCCGCCAGGGACCCCCGGGACCACCGCCGTTCCGCTTCATGCGCCGCCACGGCCCGGGGTGCCCCACGGGCCCGACCGGCGACGACGAAGGGCCCGGCACCCGCGCCGGGCCCTTCGTCGCGTACGTCCTAGCTGTCGCCGCCGGTCTCGCCGACCGGGGCCGCGTTCACGTCCTCGATGGCGTACTTCTTGGCCGCCTCGGCCGGCACGTTCGCCGGCACCGTGCCGCGCAGGGCCAACTGCCGCAGCGTCGCGACCACCACCGACTCGGCGTCGACGTGGAAGTGCCGGCGCAGGGCGTGCCGGGTGTCCGACATGCCGAAGCCGTCCGTGCCGAGCGAGGTGTAGTCGCCGGGCACCCAGCGGGCGATCAGGTCCGGCACCGCGCGCATCCAGTCGCTGACCGCGACCTTCGGGCCCTCGGCGTCGGCCAGCTTCTGCTGGATGTACGGCACCCGCTGGTCACCGCCCGGGTTGAGCAGGTTGTGCTCCTCGCACTGCACCGCGTCGCGGCGCAGCTCCGTCCAGGAGGTCACCGACCAGACGTCGGCGGCCACGCCCCAGTCCTGGGCCAGCAGCTGCTGCGCCTTCAGCGCCCACTGCATGCCGGTGCCCGAGGCGAGCACGTTGGCCTTCGGCGCGTCGTCGCCCACCGAGGGGGCGGGGGAGTAGCGGTAGATGCCCTTGAGCACACCCTCGACGTCCACCCCCTCCGGCTCCGCCGGCTGGAGGATCGGCTCGTTGTAGATCGTCAGGTAGTAGAAGACGTTCTCCTGCGCCTCGCCGTACATGCGGTGCAGGCCGTTCTCCACGATGTGCGCGATCTCGAACGCGAACGCCGGGTCGTAAGCGACCACCGCCGGGTTGGTGGCGGCGATCAGCAGCGAGTGGCCGTCCTCGTGCTGGAGCCCCTCGCCGTTGAGCGTGGTCCGGCCGGCGGTGGCGCCGAGCAGGAAGCCCCGCGCCATCTGGTCGGCGGCGGCCCACAGCCCGTCGGCGGTGCGCTGGAACCCGAACATCGAGTAGAAGATGTACATCGGGATCATCGGCTCGTCGTGGGTGGCGTACGCCGAGCCCGCCGCCGTGAACGAGGCGACCGAGCCGGCCTCGTTGATCCCCTCGTGCAGGATCTGCCCGGTGGTGGACTCCTTGTACGACAGGAACAGCTCCCGGTCGACCGAGGTGTAGCGCTGGCCGTGCGGCGAGTAGATCTTCTGCGTGGGGAAGAGCGAGTCCATGCCGAAGGTGCGGGCCTCGTCCGGGATGATCGGCACCCAGCGCTTGCCGAACTCCTTGTCCTTCATCACGTCCTTGAGCAGGCGGACGAAGGCCATCGTGGTGGCCACCTTCTGCTTGCCGGAGCCGCGCTTGACGTCGGCGAAGCGCTCCGGGCCGGGGATGGCCAGCCGCTTCTGCCCCCGCCGCCGCGACGGCAGGTAGCCGCCGAGCTGCTGGCGCCGCTCCTTGAGGTAGGCGATCTCGTCGGACTTCTCGCCCGGCGTGTAGTACGGCGGCAGGTAGGGGTTGTCCTCCAGCGCCTTGTCCGGGATGTCCAGGTAGAGGCGGTCGCGGAAGGTCTTCAGGTCCTCCAGCGTCAGCTTCTTCATCTGGTGCGTGGCGTTGCGGCCCTCGAAGTGCGAGCCCAGCGTCCAGCCCTTGATCGTCTTGGCCAGGATGACGGTCGGCTGACCGGTGTGCTCCATCGCCGCCTTGTAGGCCGCGTAGAGCTTTCGGTAGTCGTGCCCGCCCCGCTTGAGGTTCCAGATCTCGTCGTCGCTGAGGTCCTCGACCATCTTGCGGGTCCGCTGGTCGCGGCCGAAGAAGTGCTCCCGGACGTACGCCCCGGACTCCGCCTTGTAGGTCTGGTAGTCACCGTCGGGCGTGGTGTTCATCAGGTTGACCAGCGCGCCGTCGGTGTCCGCGGCGAGCAGCGGGTCCCACTCGCGGCCCCAGACCACCTTGATGACGTTCCAGCCGGCGCCCCGGAAGAACGCCTCCAGCTCCTGCATGACCTTGCCGTTGCCGCGCACCGGCCCGTCGAGCCGCTGGAGGTTGCAGTTGATCACGAAGGTGAGGTTGTCCAGCTCCTCGCGGGCCGCCACGCCGATCGCGCCGAGCGTCTCGGGCTCGTCCATCTCGCCGTCGCCCAGGTACGCCCACACGTGCTGGTCCGAGGTGTCCTTGATGCCCCGGTGGTGCAGGTAGCGGTTGAACCGCGCCTGGTAGATCGCGTTCAGCCCGCCCAGGCCCATCGAGACCGTGGGGAACTCCCAGAAGTCCGGCATGAGCCGCGGGTGCGGGTACGACGGCAGGCCGCCGCCCGGGTGTGACAGCTCCTGGCGGAACCCGTCGAGCTGGTGCTCGGTCAGCCGCCCCTCCAGGAACGCCCTGGCGTACATGCCGGGGGAGGCGTGGCCCTGGTAGAAGATGTGGTCGCCGCCGCCCGGGTGGTCCTTGCCGCGGAAGAAGTGGTTGAAGCCCACCTCGTAGAGCGAGGCCGAGCTGGCGAAGGTGGAGATGTGCCCGCCGACGCCGATCTCGGGGCGCTGCGCCCGGTGCACCAGCATGGCCGCGTTCCACCGCACGTACGCCCGGATCCGCCGTTCCACGTGCTCGTCACCCGGGAACCACGGTTCGCGCTCCGGCGGGATGGTGTTGATGTAGTCGGTGGTGGTCAGCGACGGCACCCCGACCTGGCGCTCGCGGGCCCGCTCCAGCAGGCGCAGCATGACGTAGCGGGCGCGTTTGGTCCCGCGCTCGTCGATGACACCGTCGAGCGACTCGACCCATTCGCTGGTCTCTTCAGGGTCGATGTCCGGAAGCTGGCTCGGCAGACCAGCGGTGATCACCGGGCGCTTGCGTTCCGTAGCCACAGGCGTTCCCTCGGTTCTGTGTGGGATAGGTCTCTAGCGCCATCCTGCCCCCTGGTGGCACCCGCCGTCACGCCCACCGCCCGGAGACGCGACGCGCGACACAGGTACCCGTCGGTAACTTTGCGCAACCGGCCAGGCCGGTGGGAGCTGGGCGGCCGGCTACCGCCTCGGGCAGAATGCGTCGTATGCGCAGTGAGGTGATCACCGTCCAGACCGGGGCCCGGCCCACCGTCCGGGACATCACGGCGGAGGCCGAGCGGTTCGTCTCCGGGCAGGGCGACGGCCTGCTGCACGTCTTCGTGCCGCACGCCACCGCCGGACTGGCGATCATCGAGACCGGCTCGGGCTCCGACGACGACCTGCTCGCCGCGCTCGACGACCTGCTGCCCACCGACGACCGCTGGCGGCACCGGCACGGCTCGCCCGGGCACGGGCGCGACCACGTGCTGCCGGCCTTCGTCCCCCCGTACGCGACGCTGCCGGTGGTCGACGGCCGGCTGGCGCTGGGCACCTGGCAGTCGGTCTGCCTGGTCGACCCCAACGGTGACAACCCCACCCGCAGCGTCCGCTTCTCGTTCCTGCCCGGCTGACGGCGCGTCCCGAGCCGCCCGGTCGGACCGCGACGGCGCCGCCCGTTCCGCGCTTCGGGTCAGACCGCCACGTCGCGCCGGGCGAAGGTGACCGCGCCGACGGCGGCCAGCGCCACGGTGGCGCCGGCGAGCAGCAGCGCCCCGACCGGCTGCACGCCGTCGAGCAGCGGCGAGCCGCCCAGGTACCAGTGGAACGGGGACAGCTCCCGCGCCCAGGCCAGCCCCTGCACCTGGGGCAGGACCGAGTTCGCCAGGTAGCCGAGCACGGCCACCGCGGCGCTGACGCCGAGCGCCACGGCCCGCCGCCCGGTGGCCGCGCCGACGGCGAAGGCGAGCGCGGCGAAGGCCAGCCCGAACAGGGCCAGGTGCAGGGTCATCGCCGCGAAGCCGCCGACGCCGATGCCGTCGAACTGCGACGGCCCGCTCAGCGCGACCATCGCCAGGCCGAGCAGCACGGCCACCGCCACGATGCCGACCGCGACCGCGGCGAGGCGGAGCAGGACCAGCCGGGTCCGGCCGACCGGGTGGGCGAGCACCAGGTCGAGCGTGCCGGCCTCCTCGTCGCCGGCCACCGCGCGGGCCCCGGCGGCGATGGCGAACACGGCGACCAGCAGCGGCACCAGCAGGCCGTACACGGCGCTGCCGAGGTAGCCGGCGGCGCTGGTGAGGTCGCTGTAGTTGAACGCCTCCAGCAGCCCCTCCGGGTAAGCCTCCAACGCCTTCGTCATCTCCGGCGTCTGCATCGTCGGCCAGAAAGAGGCGTACATCGCCCCGACCGCGACGATCGACACGGTCCAGCCGAACAGCGACCGGCGCGCGTCGTAGAGGGCCTTGGTGAACGGGTCACGCAGCAGCACGGACGGACTCCTCGCGCGAGTAGTAGCCGAAGAACAACTCCTCGAGATCGGGCTCCTCGGAGAGCAGCCCGATCACGGTGTGCCCGGCGGCCGCCTTGACCAGCGCGTCGGCCCGCCCGTCGAGGCGGCAGCGCAGGGTCGTTCCCGCGACCGTCACCTCGCTCACGCCCGGCAGGGCGGCGAACTCCGCCTCGGCGACCGGCTCTGCGAAGGTGACCTCCACCCGGCGTACGGCACGCTCGCGCAGCTCCTCGACCCGCGCCACGGTGACCAGCCGGCCCTCGCGGATGATGCCCACCCGGTCGGCGGCCTGCTGCACCTCGCTCATGACGTGCGAGGACATGAACACCGTCCGGCCGTCGGCGCGCGCCTCCCGCACCAACGACAGGAACTCCTGCTGGAGGAACGGGTCGAGCCCGCTGGTCGGCTCGTCGAGGATCAGCAGCTCCGGGTCGTGCATGAACGCCTGCACCACGCCGACCTTCTGCCGGTTGCCCTTGCTGAGCCCTCTGATCCGCCGGCCAAGGTCCAGGTCGAGCCGGGCGGCCAACTCGTCGATCCGGGCCCGGGGCACCCCGCCGCGCAGATTGCCCAGGTAGGTGAGCAGCTCCCGGGCGCTCTGCCGGCCGTCCACGACGAAGTCGCCGGCCAGGTAGCCGATCCGGCGGCGCAGGGCGACCCCGTCGCGGCGGGGATCCGCGCCGAGGACGCTGATCCGGCCGCTG encodes:
- a CDS encoding copper resistance CopC family protein, which encodes MGGRFPRVALTWPVVVGVALGVSLLLPAAPAAAHNSLTGSDPRNGARVAEAPARIELRFLAKVDPNTTKITVTGPDNVAALGGAPTFSGSRVSMPFKPGRAGLYVVDYRVASSDGHPITGEVRFTLTTGTPAESPTASAPAVPPSPGTGPTSAAPEPAGTGSPTAAVPAAKESDDAGGRGWLWALGGVLLLAALAAGLLLRRRSAGR
- the gltX gene encoding glutamate--tRNA ligase: MTVRVRFAPSPTGMFHVGGARSALQNWIYAKQQGGVFVLRIEDTDAARNKPEWTEGILSALDWIGIERGSYEGPYFQSEYAGEHRAAAARLHASGRAYYCDCTREAVQARTGSQYQGYDGFCRDRGLPAGEGRALRFRTPDEGETVVVDLIRGEPTFENKLIEDFVIARGDGSPVFLLANVVDDMTMGITHVIRAEEHLPNTPKQQLLWDALGVKPPIWAHVPVVVNEKRQKLSKRRDKVALEAFRDEGYLASAMRNYLMLLGWAPSGNREIVEWSVIEQEYRLAEVNPSPAFFDEKKLRAFNGEYIRALEVEEFVEACRPWLTGTGTIAPPPWQPEEFDADAFAAVAPLAQTRIALLSEIVPNVDFLFLAAPLIDEAAWAKAMKEGAAELLDAATAAFEALESWDAETLKSTLEAVGAERGLKLGKAQAPVRVAVTGRTVGLPLFESLEVLGRERTLSRLRAARVRLV
- a CDS encoding MFS transporter, whose amino-acid sequence is MTTVDPTPASLPAALAEPTVPVRRGWIALIFAANLGVWMAFFTPIQVLLPQQLERIAPADKETALAVVTGLGALAAVLANPLAGALSDRTCLRLAGREFGRRHVWTAGGALLGAAALVLLAQQRTVAGVALGWVAAQVCFNAMLASLTAAVPDRVPVAQRGGVSGWVGIPQALGLVLGVVLVTAVVSGTAAGYATMAVAVLLLALPFALLTADDPLPRAHRPALRWRALLASMWVSPRRHPDFGWAWITRFLVQLGNALGTLYLLYFLTDEVRHPDPESGLLVLILLYTAGLAATAVVAGRLSDRSGRRKVFVITAGGIMAVAALLLAVAPVWPVAVVAALLLGAGYGVYLSVDAALITQVLPAAADRAKDLGVINIANSAPQVLGPAISAPLVVHLGGYPALYAATAAVTVLGSVLVLKIRSVP
- a CDS encoding GH1 family beta-glucosidase encodes the protein MSTAAMPEFPAGFRWGVSTSAYQIEGGVDENGRGASIWDTFAHSPGRIADGSTGDVACDHYHRHAEDVALLAGLGVSAYRFSIAWPRVRPTGDGPVDPRGLDFYDRLVDDLLAHGVDPVATLFHWDLPQALEDAGGWLNRDTAHRFAEYADATAARLGDRVKLWITLNEPFIHMSLGHGTGEHAPGRTLLFDAFPVAHHQLLGHGLAVAALRARTTSPVAIANNYSPVRAAGDGAADRAAAAAYEALHNRLFTDPLFGRGYPARLGFDTSAVHAGDLDVIAAPIDVLGVNYYNPTGVRAPREGSPLPFEFVPLDGYPRTAFDWPVAPDGLHELLGWLHRTYADDLPPIQITESGCAYDDAPDADGRVHDPQRIAYLDGHLRAVRAAMAEGVDVTGYFVWSLLDNWEWAEGFTKRFGLVHVDFDTQLRTPKSSYAWLRDLIARP
- a CDS encoding SRPBCC family protein, with the translated sequence MILVERSAHVMAPMEAVWDVVQRAEQLPAWLAGVRAAEVLSGEGFGRRQLVQAGRGAAHEAEVIAYQEPTLIGWRERAKGAGARAEARTEIYVQLTADEEEGGTIVRLIVVRWPAGPVKAALLRLGLRRVGADLEDSLARLTDLAAVG
- the aceE gene encoding pyruvate dehydrogenase (acetyl-transferring), homodimeric type, whose translation is MATERKRPVITAGLPSQLPDIDPEETSEWVESLDGVIDERGTKRARYVMLRLLERARERQVGVPSLTTTDYINTIPPEREPWFPGDEHVERRIRAYVRWNAAMLVHRAQRPEIGVGGHISTFASSASLYEVGFNHFFRGKDHPGGGDHIFYQGHASPGMYARAFLEGRLTEHQLDGFRQELSHPGGGLPSYPHPRLMPDFWEFPTVSMGLGGLNAIYQARFNRYLHHRGIKDTSDQHVWAYLGDGEMDEPETLGAIGVAAREELDNLTFVINCNLQRLDGPVRGNGKVMQELEAFFRGAGWNVIKVVWGREWDPLLAADTDGALVNLMNTTPDGDYQTYKAESGAYVREHFFGRDQRTRKMVEDLSDDEIWNLKRGGHDYRKLYAAYKAAMEHTGQPTVILAKTIKGWTLGSHFEGRNATHQMKKLTLEDLKTFRDRLYLDIPDKALEDNPYLPPYYTPGEKSDEIAYLKERRQQLGGYLPSRRRGQKRLAIPGPERFADVKRGSGKQKVATTMAFVRLLKDVMKDKEFGKRWVPIIPDEARTFGMDSLFPTQKIYSPHGQRYTSVDRELFLSYKESTTGQILHEGINEAGSVASFTAAGSAYATHDEPMIPMYIFYSMFGFQRTADGLWAAADQMARGFLLGATAGRTTLNGEGLQHEDGHSLLIAATNPAVVAYDPAFAFEIAHIVENGLHRMYGEAQENVFYYLTIYNEPILQPAEPEGVDVEGVLKGIYRYSPAPSVGDDAPKANVLASGTGMQWALKAQQLLAQDWGVAADVWSVTSWTELRRDAVQCEEHNLLNPGGDQRVPYIQQKLADAEGPKVAVSDWMRAVPDLIARWVPGDYTSLGTDGFGMSDTRHALRRHFHVDAESVVVATLRQLALRGTVPANVPAEAAKKYAIEDVNAAPVGETGGDS
- a CDS encoding YjbQ family protein, which encodes MRSEVITVQTGARPTVRDITAEAERFVSGQGDGLLHVFVPHATAGLAIIETGSGSDDDLLAALDDLLPTDDRWRHRHGSPGHGRDHVLPAFVPPYATLPVVDGRLALGTWQSVCLVDPNGDNPTRSVRFSFLPG
- a CDS encoding ABC transporter permease subunit, which encodes MLLRDPFTKALYDARRSLFGWTVSIVAVGAMYASFWPTMQTPEMTKALEAYPEGLLEAFNYSDLTSAAGYLGSAVYGLLVPLLVAVFAIAAGARAVAGDEEAGTLDLVLAHPVGRTRLVLLRLAAVAVGIVAVAVLLGLAMVALSGPSQFDGIGVGGFAAMTLHLALFGLAFAALAFAVGAATGRRAVALGVSAAVAVLGYLANSVLPQVQGLAWARELSPFHWYLGGSPLLDGVQPVGALLLAGATVALAAVGAVTFARRDVAV
- a CDS encoding ABC transporter ATP-binding protein produces the protein MADPAIETGDLVKTYGRNRGLTGLDLRVERGEVYGFLGPNGAGKSTTIRLLLDLIRPTSGRISVLGADPRRDGVALRRRIGYLAGDFVVDGRQSARELLTYLGNLRGGVPRARIDELAARLDLDLGRRIRGLSKGNRQKVGVVQAFMHDPELLILDEPTSGLDPFLQQEFLSLVREARADGRTVFMSSHVMSEVQQAADRVGIIREGRLVTVARVEELRERAVRRVEVTFAEPVAEAEFAALPGVSEVTVAGTTLRCRLDGRADALVKAAAGHTVIGLLSEEPDLEELFFGYYSREESVRAAA